A region of Bdellovibrio sp. ArHS DNA encodes the following proteins:
- the purD gene encoding phosphoribosylamine--glycine ligase, producing the protein MKVVVVGKGGREHALAQKLKESSSVTDLWVCPGNPGMSLTGLQCADVETTEEIERFCLQNAVNLVVVGPEASILSDLKQRLQSQGISCFAPSAKVAALESSKLFCKGILKDAGVPTAACLVGYSEKEALQFIQQHDFTQPLVVKADGLAQGKGVWVCESLAKAREAVQVLGSQYGFPLLLEECLVGKELSAFALCDGKDFVLLGTACDYKRITPDPFSANTGGMGAYSPCDFITPEDEKTLREFFAKTLACLHSKNLSYQGFLFAGLMKTSEGLFVLEYNVRLGDPETQALLPRLKTDLAQLIVAAVTHNLQNQVCELKPEVSVHVVAVSEGYPQGPLNTGHPVAIQSRVLQQLYYAGVCEKQNALVNSGGRVLGVTALGSSKEQARVLAYQDIHKVSFKGMYVREDIGL; encoded by the coding sequence ATGAAAGTCGTCGTTGTTGGCAAAGGCGGAAGGGAACATGCTCTGGCGCAAAAGCTGAAAGAGTCTTCTTCGGTCACAGACTTGTGGGTTTGTCCGGGAAATCCGGGGATGAGCCTGACGGGACTCCAATGCGCGGATGTTGAAACCACTGAAGAAATCGAGCGCTTCTGCTTGCAGAATGCCGTGAATCTGGTGGTGGTGGGACCCGAAGCCTCCATCCTTTCGGATCTCAAACAACGTCTTCAGTCTCAAGGAATTTCCTGTTTTGCTCCCTCCGCCAAAGTGGCCGCGCTGGAGTCTTCGAAGCTTTTCTGCAAAGGCATCTTAAAAGACGCGGGGGTTCCCACAGCCGCGTGTCTGGTAGGGTATTCGGAAAAAGAAGCTCTGCAGTTTATTCAGCAGCATGATTTCACCCAACCCCTGGTTGTGAAAGCCGACGGCCTGGCGCAAGGAAAAGGGGTGTGGGTTTGCGAAAGTTTGGCTAAAGCGCGGGAAGCCGTGCAGGTTTTGGGAAGTCAGTATGGATTTCCTCTTCTTTTAGAAGAATGTTTAGTCGGTAAAGAACTTTCCGCTTTTGCTCTCTGTGATGGAAAGGATTTCGTTTTACTGGGAACAGCCTGTGACTACAAACGCATCACACCTGATCCCTTTAGTGCGAACACTGGCGGGATGGGTGCATACAGTCCGTGTGATTTCATAACTCCAGAAGACGAAAAGACCCTGCGCGAATTTTTCGCAAAAACTTTAGCGTGTTTGCATTCGAAAAATCTATCCTATCAGGGGTTTCTATTTGCGGGTCTGATGAAAACCTCAGAGGGACTCTTTGTTTTAGAATACAATGTTCGACTGGGAGATCCAGAGACGCAGGCTCTTTTGCCGCGTTTGAAAACCGATTTGGCGCAACTCATTGTCGCCGCAGTCACTCATAATTTGCAAAATCAAGTGTGTGAGCTCAAGCCGGAAGTTTCTGTGCATGTGGTGGCTGTCAGCGAAGGTTATCCTCAAGGACCTTTAAACACCGGACATCCAGTCGCCATACAGTCCCGCGTTCTTCAGCAACTGTATTATGCCGGCGTGTGCGAAAAACAAAATGCTTTAGTCAATTCGGGCGGCCGCGTGCTGGGAGTCACGGCTTTAGGTTCCTCCAAAGAACAGGCGCGGGTGCTGGCTTACCAGGATATTCATAAGGTTTCTTTTAAAGGGATGTATGTTCGCGAGGACATCGGCCTATGA
- a CDS encoding phosphoribosylaminoimidazolesuccinocarboxamide synthase has protein sequence MELIYRGSVKDLYKNGDTLVFNYSNRYSIFDWGEMPNEIPMKGAALASMAASFFEYLAKKGIPSHFVGTTGENTIAVKPVKVLRPEWYEGQYDYSAYKDVPTQCLVPLEVIFRKYLGQGNSLEGRLRKNPTYLQDLQLSEMPNASSVFTPALIEFSTKLETADRYLSRQEIAEMNIVSDEELNNLRTSTQAVVKELDSLFAAFGVKLWDGKLEFAFGDRSSSGTRSLLLVDSIGPDELRLTYEGLPLSKEFLRQLYAPTSWHSAVKKAKELAQERKTQDWKAICREELHEIPQTLNAAQVEVSSLLYQALANEVASAVGRKKPFAEEFTLKLWHQKAKQILES, from the coding sequence ATGGAATTAATTTATAGAGGCTCCGTCAAAGATCTTTATAAAAACGGTGACACTCTGGTTTTTAACTACAGCAATCGTTACTCCATTTTTGACTGGGGTGAAATGCCAAACGAAATCCCAATGAAAGGGGCGGCCCTGGCTTCTATGGCGGCTTCTTTTTTTGAATATCTGGCAAAAAAAGGAATCCCGTCGCACTTTGTTGGAACTACGGGTGAAAACACGATTGCCGTCAAACCTGTGAAAGTTCTGCGCCCAGAGTGGTACGAAGGACAGTACGACTATTCAGCTTATAAAGACGTGCCGACGCAGTGTTTGGTGCCGCTGGAAGTGATTTTTAGAAAGTACTTAGGCCAAGGCAATTCTTTAGAGGGACGCTTAAGAAAGAATCCGACCTACTTGCAGGATTTGCAACTCTCTGAAATGCCCAATGCGTCTTCTGTTTTTACGCCGGCACTGATCGAGTTTTCCACCAAATTAGAAACAGCGGATCGCTATCTGAGCCGTCAGGAAATCGCCGAAATGAATATTGTTTCGGATGAAGAACTCAACAATTTAAGAACAAGTACACAAGCCGTCGTAAAAGAGCTCGACAGCCTTTTTGCCGCTTTCGGCGTTAAGCTTTGGGACGGCAAATTGGAATTCGCTTTTGGCGATAGAAGTTCCTCTGGCACCAGATCATTGTTGTTGGTGGATTCGATCGGACCTGATGAGCTGCGTTTGACGTATGAAGGTTTGCCTTTATCTAAAGAATTCTTACGTCAGTTGTATGCTCCCACTTCGTGGCATTCGGCCGTAAAAAAAGCCAAAGAGCTAGCACAAGAGCGTAAAACACAGGATTGGAAAGCCATCTGTCGCGAAGAGCTTCACGAAATTCCCCAAACATTGAATGCCGCCCAAGTTGAAGTCAGTTCATTGCTTTATCAGGCTTTGGCCAATGAAGTGGCGTCGGCAGTAGGACGCAAAAAACCTTTTGCTGAAGAGTTTACTCTGAAACTTTGGCATCAAAAGGCCAAACAAATATTGGAGTCCTAA